The sequence below is a genomic window from Sorangiineae bacterium MSr12523.
GACGGTGCGCGCGGTAAGCGCAGCGCACGTGATCCCGCAGGCGTACATCAGCGGGACCGACGCCGGCGCGGCGTGTGCCCGCGCGGGAAAGCGCTTGTGCAAGCCCGCCGAATGGCAAACGGCCTGCATGGGGCCGCAAAAGACGACGTACGGCTATGGCAACCAGCGCGAGTCACGCCGCTGCAACGATCACGGCCGAAGCGCGATGGGCGTCCTCTATGGATACGGTGCCCCGAACGACCGCACCTTCTGGTCGATGGATCGGATGAACAACCCGATGCTCAACCAGGTTGAGGGCACTCTGGCAAAAACTGGTGACCACGAGGCCTGCACCAACGACTACGGGGTCTACGATATGGTAGGCAACCTCCACGAATGGGTCGCGGATCCTGCCGGGACCTTCCAAGGCGGCTACTACCTCGACACGCAGCAAAACGGCGATGGTTGCACGTACAAGACCAAGGCCCACGAAATTTGGTACCACGATTACTCCACCGGCTTCCGCTGCTGCGCGGACGTCGCGCCCTAGCCTGCGTAGGCTGAGTACGCGCGGCGCCGCGGCGCAGTCGCTGCTGTTGTGGGCGCCGCTGGTGGCCATTGCGCCGCTGGTCGGGGCGGTGGTGCTGCACGGGGGGTGCTCCCATTCGGGGGACGCACCGCCTCCTCAGCCCGCTCCATCGGTGACCGAGAGCGCAAGTGCGGCACCGGCGGCGGTGGCTCCCGCGCCGTTGGAAGCGGACGCCGGAATCGCCGCCGCAGATGCGCGGGATGCGGGCCCGCCGGTGCGCGTGCCCTCCGTCGTTCTTCACGTCGGCGATTCGACGGTGGGGTACTACGGCGGACTTTCGCGCGCGCTTTCCGAGCGGTTCAAAGCCGAGGGCGCCCAGTACATCTCCGACGTCTGGACCAGCGCGTCCGTCGTGACGTTCGACAACTCGGACAAGTTCAAGAAGCTCATCGCGAAGCACAACCCCGACTTGATCCTCATCACCCTCGGGACGAACGATGTCTTCATCCCCTCGCCCCAAGGCTTCGCCCATCACGTGGCGAACATCGCCAAGAGGACCGAGGGACGCGAGTGCATCTGGATCGGCCCGCCCACGTGGAAGAAGGACACGGGCATCGTCGAGGTCATCCGGCAGAACAGCGCGCCCTGCCGGTTCTTCGATTCGAGCATGATGAAGATGCAGCGCCGAGTCGACGGCATCCACCCCACCGACAAG
It includes:
- a CDS encoding SGNH/GDSL hydrolase family protein, yielding MAIAPLVGAVVLHGGCSHSGDAPPPQPAPSVTESASAAPAAVAPAPLEADAGIAAADARDAGPPVRVPSVVLHVGDSTVGYYGGLSRALSERFKAEGAQYISDVWTSASVVTFDNSDKFKKLIAKHNPDLILITLGTNDVFIPSPQGFAHHVANIAKRTEGRECIWIGPPTWKKDTGIVEVIRQNSAPCRFFDSSMMKMQRRVDGIHPTDKGGETWAGAFWEFYRGSVSNSVTAQ
- a CDS encoding formylglycine-generating enzyme family protein, giving the protein MAGGCAKGVANLEGGRGVPAAARIEPAQANVSHGNTAKAQKAAAGSPRLARSLLGRVGSAFAQNSTGSPTVLEQLLPEEDRPVAGGLCPPDMASIDDRFCIDRYEESLVEMLPNGEERPYSPYTALNGETVRAVSAAHVIPQAYISGTDAGAACARAGKRLCKPAEWQTACMGPQKTTYGYGNQRESRRCNDHGRSAMGVLYGYGAPNDRTFWSMDRMNNPMLNQVEGTLAKTGDHEACTNDYGVYDMVGNLHEWVADPAGTFQGGYYLDTQQNGDGCTYKTKAHEIWYHDYSTGFRCCADVAP